One window from the genome of Cucumis melo cultivar AY chromosome 12, USDA_Cmelo_AY_1.0, whole genome shotgun sequence encodes:
- the LOC103501836 gene encoding MLO-like protein 6: MAGAAGGKSLEQTPTWAVAVVCFVLLVVSIFIEYSLHLIGHWLKKRHKRALFEALEKIKSELMLLGFISLLLTVGQGPITEICIPQHVAATWHPCTKEREDEMNKEMEKSVQHLGHNRRRLLHLVGNGGSFRRSLAAAGGADKCAAKGKASFISAEGIHQLHIFIFVLAVFHVLYCVLTYALARAKMRSWKTWEKETKTAEYQFSHDPERFRFARDTSFGRRHLSFWTKNPAFMWIVCFFRQFVRSVPKVDYLTLRHGFIMAHLAPQSHTQFDFQKYINRSLEEDFKVVVGISPPIWFFAVLFLLSNTHGWRAYLWLPFIPLIILLLVGTKLQVIITKMALRIQERGEVVKGVPVVEPGDDLFWFNRPRLILYLINFVLFQNAFQVAFFAWTWYEFGLNSCFHEHIEDVVIRISMGVLVQILCSYVTLPLYALVTQMGSTMKPTIFNERVAEALRNWYHSARKHIKHNRGSVTPMSSRPATPTHSMSPVHLLRHYKSEVDSFHTSPRRFDTDRWDNDSPSPSRHVDGSSSSQPHVEMGGYEKDPVDSSSSQVDPIQPSRNRNQHEIHIGGPKDFSFDRVE, encoded by the exons ATGGCGGGGGCAGCCGGTGGGAAGTCGCTCGAGCAAACACCGACATGGGCCGTTGCCGTTGTTTGCTTTGTTTTGCTCGTCGTCTCTATTTTCATCGAATATAGTCTCCATCTTATCGGACAT TGGCTAAAGAAGAGACACAAACGGGCGTTATTTGAAGCATTAGAGAAGATCAAATCAg agCTTATGTTATTGGGATTTATATCATTGCTACTGACGGTGGGGCAAGGACCAATAACGGAGATATGTATTCCACAACATGTAGCTGCAACCTGGCATCCATGTACaaaggaaagagaagatgaGATGAACAAAGAGATGGAGAAATCTGTGCAACATTTGGGTCATAATCGCCGGAGACTCCTTCATCTCGTCGGAAATGGTGGAAGTTTCCGGCGGAGTTTGGCCGCTGCGGGAGGAGCTGATAAATGTGCTGCCAAG GGTAAAGCTTCATTTATCTCAGCAGAAGGAATTCATCAACTTCATATCTTCATTTTTGTGTTGGCTGTTTTCCATGTTTTGTATTGTGTTCTAACTTATGCTTTGGCTAGAGCTAAG ATGAGGAGTTGGAAAACATGGGAAAAAGAGACCAAAACTGCTGAATACCAATTCTCACATG ATCCGGAGAGATTTAGGTTTGCAAGAGACACCTCATTTGGGAGAAGACATTTGAGCTTTTGGACCAAAAATCCTGCCTTCATGTGGATC GTTTGTTTCTTCAGACAATTTGTAAGATCTGTTCCAAAAGTTGATTACTTGACATTAAGACATGGGTTTATAATG GCACATTTAGCACCTCAAAGTCATACACAATTCGATTTTCAAAAATACATTAATAGATCCCTTGAAGAAGACTTCAAAGTTGTTGTGGGAATCAG CCCACCAATTTGGTTCTTTGCTgttctatttctcctctcaAACACTCACG GTTGGAGGGCATATCTATGGCTTCCATTCATCCCACTAATC ATTTTGCTGTTGGTTGGAACAAAATTGCAAGTGATCATAACGAAAATGGCACTAAGAATACAAGAAAGAGGAGAAGTAGTGAAGGGCGTGCCGGTGGTGGAGCCTGGGGATGACCTTTTTTGGTTTAATCGACCTCGTCTTATTCTTTATCTCATCAACTTTGTTCTCTTTCAAAATGCCTTCCAAGTTGCTTTCTTTGCTTGGACTTGG tATGAGTTTGGGTTGAATTCTTGTTTCCACGAGCATATAGAGGATGTGGTGATCAGAATTTCCATGGG GGTGCTTGTACAAATCCTTTGCAGTTATGTTACTCTTCCTCTTTATGCACTAGTCACTCAG atgGGTTCAACAATGAAGCCAACTATATTCAACGAGAGAGTGGCAGAGGCCCTTCGCAATTGGTACCACTCGGCTCGAAAGCACATCAAACACAACCGCGGTTCGGTCACTCCAATGTCGAGCCGACCCGCCACCCCGACTCACAGCATGTCACCTGTCCACCTTCTCCGACACTACAAGAGTGAAGTCGATAGCTTCCACACCTCACCGAGAAGGTTCGACACCGACCGTTGGGACAATGATTCGCCCTCACCGTCTCGCCATGTTGATGGTTCGTCTTCCTCACAACCCCATGTCGAGATGGGAGGTTATGAAAAAGATCCCGTTGATTCAAGTTCGTCTCAAGTTGACCCGATTCAACCATCCCGAAACCGCAATCAACATGAGATTCATATTGGGGGCCCCAAAGACTTTTCATTTGATAGAGTTGAATGA